The Coregonus clupeaformis isolate EN_2021a unplaced genomic scaffold, ASM2061545v1 scaf1454, whole genome shotgun sequence genome window below encodes:
- the LOC123487100 gene encoding cilia- and flagella-associated protein 97-like, with protein sequence MYSPKELEGEVDHSFFDSDCDGSSISKEQGKSERNSDISSEARKEPDIQPEAPQTERHNGTEGSGGGTRDPSTAGVIPQPRTEEKGHGFGAEDRRNRSSSMSSIKSESEVKDGSGAEEVSSIHSKSSSDSRMASSAEEQEEDADDDEDGYHQSQDESEEESRRPPGPRLIPGPNGTQHGIPKKPVRKLHHRSLSLSSTSSESATDESYSSGESCSSEPSHSVDMVHTGKPRALSPQAQAPNPPDIRALLPQTEAPQAGLGSTQEMPHTTAAPGRRGGHGD encoded by the exons ATGTACAGCCCCAAAGAACTGGAGGGCGAGGTGGATCACTCGTTTTTCGACAGTGATTGTGACGGCAGCAGCATTAGCAAAGAGCAGGGGAAGAGTGAAAGAAATAGTGACATAAGCTCTGAGGCTAGAAAGGAGCCAGACATCCAGCCAGAGGCTCCACAGACAGAGCGGCATAATGGTACAGAAGGGTCCGGTGGTGGTACTAGGGACCCTAGTACTGCAGGAGTGATACCTCAACCGAGGACAGAGGAGAAGGGTCATGGCTTTGGGGCCGAAGACAGGAGGAACCGGTCTTCTAGCATGTCTTCCATTAAATCAGAG TCGGAGGTGAAGGACGGCAGTGGTGCAGAGGAGGTATCTAGCATCCATTCCAAGAGCTCCAGCGACAGCCGCATGGCGTCATCGGCAGAGGAGCAGGAAGAAGACgctgatgatgatgaagatggctATCACCAGAGCCAAGATGAAAGCGAGGAAGAGTCAAGGAGGCCACCGGGTCCCAG GTTGATACCCGGACCTAATGGGACACAGCACGGCATTCCCAAGAAGCCTGTCAGAAAGCTCCACCACAGGAGCTTGTCCCTGTCTTCCACTTCATCCGAGTCGGCGACGGATGAGAGCTACAGCAGTGGGGAGAGCTGCTCCTCCGAGCCCTCTCACTCTGTGGACATG GTGCATACCGGGAAGCCCAGAGCCCTCTCTCCCCAAGCCCAGGCTCCCAACCCACCAGACATCCGTGCCCTCCTCCCCCAGACGGAGGCCCCCCAGGCTGGGCTCGGCAGCACCCAGGAGATGCCCCACACCACCGCCGCCCCTGGAAGAAGAGGAGGACACGGTGACTGA